The following is a genomic window from Streptomyces sp. NBC_01381.
GGTCACGCTCAACCCCGAGGCGCGCAAGCGCTACCGCCCGACGATCGAGCGCCTGCAGCGTGCCCTCAAGGCGCACACCGCGGCGACGGCCGCCGACACGGCGCGCAGCTTCCGGGGCCCGGCCGCCCGGCACGGTTCCTCCGGGGGCGGAGTCCGCGTCAAGGCGGTCTGCGACTGCGGGCGCAACGTGCGCGTGGTCCCGTCGGTGCTCGCCCAGGCTCCCATCGTCTGCGGCGGTTGCGGCAAGCCCTTCCGCATCCCGGAAGTGGTCGGCGCCGCCGCCGGCTGACACGGCTGAGCTGGACCGGGACGACCGACCAGGTTCGGTCGTCCCGGAGGCGTATGGCACAATGGCTAGCTGTACTCGACAGCCGCATAGGAACCCTCTCGCCTCCGGCTGACGCGTCCATCGGGCACCCCGAGTACCGCAACCCCACGTGGCATCTCGTTGTGCCCAACCACGTCAAGACCAGGAGACACCACTCCAGTGGCAGTCAAGATCAAGCTGAAGCGTCTGGGCAAGATCCGTTCGCCTCACTACCGCATCGTCGTCGCCGACTCCCGTACCCGCCGTGACGGCCGGGCCATCGAGGAGATCGGCCTGTACCACCCGGTGCAGAACCCCTCGCGCATCGAGGTCGACTCGGAGCGCGCGCAGTACTGGCTCTCCGTCGGCGCTCAGCCGACCGAGCCGGTCATGGCGATCCTGAAGCTCACCGGTGACTGGCAGAAGCACAAGGGCCTGCCGGCCCCGGCGCCGCTGCTCGTCGCCGAGCCCAAGGACAAGCGCGCCGCGTTCGAGGCCTTCACCAAGGGCCTCGAGGGCGACGACGCCAAGGGTGAGGCCATCACCCAGAAGGCCAAGAAGGCTGACAAGAAGGCGGACGAGGCCGACAAGGCTGCGTCCACCGAGTCGACCGAGGCCTGAGCATGCTCGAGGAGGCTCTCGAGCACCTCGTGAAGGGCATCGTCGACAACCCCGACGACGTGCAGGTCGCCTCGCGCAACCTGCGTCGTGGGCGCGTTCTGGAGGTCCGGGTACACCCCGACGACCTCGGCAAGGTGATCGGCCGTAACGGCCGCACCGCGCGGGCTCTGCGGACCGTCGTGGGCGCCATCGGCGGCCGCGGTGTCCGCGTCGACCTCGTCGACGTGGACCAGGTTCACTGAACCGCACGCAGCACCGGCACGGGCCGGGGAGGGCTTCTGGGCCTTCCCCGGCCCGTAGTCGTTTGTAGCCGCCGACGGAGGAACGCCGTGGGCACACGACAGGAGAGAGAGCAGTGCAGCTGGTAGTCGCGCGGATCGGACGCGCCCACGGCATCAAGGGTGAGGTCACCGTCGAGGTGCGCACGGACGAGCCGGAACTGCGGCTCGGGCCCGGCGCCGTCCTGGCCACCGACCCCGCTTCCACGGGGCCGCTGACCATCGAGACCGGCCGGGTGCACAGCGGCCGTCTGCTGCTGCGCTTCGAGGGCGTACGCGACCGCACGGGCGCCGAGGCGCTGCGCAACACGCTGCTGATCGCCGAGGTCGATCCGGAGGAGCTTCCGGAGGACGAGGACGAGTACTACGACCACCAGCTGATGGACCTCGACATCGTCACCAAGGACGGGCTCGAGGTCGGCCGGATCACCGAGATCTCGCACCTGCCCTCGCAGGACCTCTTCATCGTCGAGCGCCCCGACGGCAGCGAAGTGATGATCCCCTTCGTGGAGGAGATCGTCACGGAGATCGACCTGGAGGAGCAGCGGGCGATCATCGACCCGCCGCCCGGCCTGATCGACGACCGCGCGGAGATCGTCTCCACGCGCGACGCCGAAGCCGCCCCGGAGGGCGACGCCTGATGCGGCTCGACGTCGTCACGATCTTCCCCGAGTACCTGGAACCCCTGAACGTCTCCCTCGTCGGCAAGGCACGCGCGCGTGGACAGCTGGACGTGAACGTGCACGACCTCAGGGAGTGGACGTACGACCGGCACAACACGGTCGACGACACCCCCTACGGCGGCGGTCCCGGCATGGTCATGAAGACCGAGCCCTGGGGCGCGGCCCTCGACGACGCGCTCGCCGACGGGTACGAAGCGGGCGCCCACGGGCCGGTCCTGGTCGTCCCCACGCCCAGCGGCCGCCCCTTCACCCAGGAACTGGCCGTCGAGCTCTCCGAGCGGCCCTGGCTGGTCTTCACGCCCGCACGCTACGAGGGCATCGACCGCCGCGTCATCGACGAGTACGCGACCCGGATGCCCGTCTACGAGGTGTCGATCGGCGACTACGTCCTGGCGGGCGGCGAGGCGGCCGTCCTGGTCGTGACCGAGGCCGTGGCCCGGCTCCTGCCCGGTGTCCTGGGCAACGCCGAGTCCCACCGCGACGACTCCTTCGCCCCCGGAGCGATGGCGAACCTCCTCGAAGGGCCCGTCTACACGAAGCCCCCCGAGTGGCGCGGCCAGGGCATTCCGGACGTGCTGCTCAGCGGCCACCACGGCAAGATCGCGCGCTGGCGCAGGGACGAGGCGCTGCGTCGCACGACCCGCAACAGGCCCGATCTCATCGAGCGTTGCGATCCCGCTGTCTTCGACAAGAAGGACCGCGAAATGCTCAGCATCCTGGGCTGGCGGCCCGGTCCCGACGGCCGATTTGGGCGACACCCCGAGGCCGTGGAAGAATAGGCCGCTGCTGTACGTCCAGCGTGCGCCCCTGCCACAGGGGGAACGACGCTCGCCCGACGCGATCAGCTATCGAATCCTCATCACGAATCTCCCGCTGATGACCTGTGGCATCAGTGAAGAAAGCAGACGATCATGGCTAACCTGCTCGACTCCGTCGACAGCGCTTCGCTGCGCACCGACGTCCCGGCCTTCCGCCCGGGTGACACCGTCAACGTCCACGTGCGCGTCATCGAGGGCAACCGCTCCCGTGTGCAGCAGTTCAAGGGCGTAGTCATCCGTCGCCAGGGTGCCGGCGTGCGCGAGACCTTCACGGTCCGCAAGGTCTCCTTCTCCGTCGGCGTCGAGCGCACCTTCCCGGTGCACACCCCGATCGTCGAGAAGATCGAGCTCGTCACCCGCGGTGACGTGCGTCGCGCGAAGCTGTACTACCTCCGTGACCTGCGCGGCAAGGCCGCGAAGATCAAGGAGAAGCGCGACAGCTGAGCTAGCGCACTGGTTCACATCGGAGCCGGATAGCATCTGGCTCCGATGGACACCGAAGCACAGCACACGGAGCGCGACCGCTCCTCCCCACCCACCGATTCCCAGGACGCCGAGCGCGTCGGGGAGTCCGCGGGGGCGGAGGATCGGTCGCGCTCCGCTTTTATGTCGTTCGTCGCATGGCTGCCCGGTGGCAGAGCCACCCTCACCCTGCTCATCTGCACGGTGTTCCTGCTGCTGGTCAGCACCTTTGTGGTGCAGCCGTTCCAGATCCCCAGCCGCTCGATGGAGCCCGCGTTCCGGGTCGGAGACCGGGTACTCGTCAACAAGTTGGCGTACCGTTTCGGTTCCGAGCCGCAGCGGGGTGACGCTGTCGTCTTCGACGGCAGCGGTTACTTCGGAGATGCCGACTACATCAAGCGGGTCGCAGGAGTGGGGGGAGACCGCGTGGTCTGCTGCGACAAGCGGGGGAGGATCAAGGTGAACGGCGAACCCGTCGACGAGCCCTACCTGTACCCGGGGGACGCCCCCTCCAAGGTGCCCTTCGACGTCGTCGTACCCGAAGGCAGCCTGTTCCTGCTCGGGGACCACCGCAGCGACTCCCGTGACTCCCGCGACCACTTGGGGCAGCCGGGCGGCGGAATGATCCCCGTCGACTCCGTCATCGGCAGAGCCGACTGGATCGCCTGGCCCATCGGACGCTGGACCTCCCTGGAGCGTCCCGGCGGCTACGCACGCGTGCCGGCACCAGGCGGCGCGCATGGGTAACCGCGGACGCACACGCGCCAGCCATCGCGCCGACACCCGGCTGCCCACCGGATCCCGGCCCACCAGCGGACCCGTACTGCCCGGAAGGGCCGAGCGGCGCAAGCTCGCCAAGAAGGTCAAGCGGCGCAGGCAGCGCTCGGCGATCAAGGAGATACCCCTCCTCATAGGCGTCGCGCTCCTCATAGCCCTGGTCCTGAAGACCTTCCTGGTGCAGGCCTTCGTGATCCCGTCGGGCTCGATGGAGCAGACGATCAAGATCGGCGACCGCGTACTCGTCGACAAGCTCACCCCGTGGTTCGGCGCCAAGCCGGAGCGCGGCGACGTCGTCGTCTTCGAGGACCCCGGAGGCTGGCTCGAGGACGAGAAGGGCAAGAAAAAGGACGACCCCGTAGGCGTCAAGCAGCTCAAGGAGGGCCTGACCTTCATCGGTCTGCTGCCCTCCGACAACGAACGGGACCTGATCAAGCGCGTGGTCGGCGTCGGCGGCGACACCGTGAAGTGCTGTGACAAGGACGGCAAGGTCACCGTCAACGGTGTGCCGCTCACCGAGCCGTACATCCACCCCGAGGACAAGGACGAGCCGTCGTCCTTCGAGTTCAAGGTGAAGGTCCCTGAGGGGCGCCTCTTCGTGATGGGTGACCACCGCTCCGACTCGGCCGACTCCCGCTTCCACCGCACCGAGAAGTTCAGCGGCACCGTCTCCGAGGACAGCGTGGTCGGGCGCGCACTCGTCATCGCCTGGCCCTTCGACCACTGGCGCAAGCTGGAGGAACCGGATACGTACGCGTCGGTGCCCGACGCGCCAGCGGGATCGGACGTCGCCCTCGGACCGTCGCATAGGGTGGCTCCTGGTCATCGATACGGATTGACCGGACTCCCGACCCCTGCGGAACTCCCGCTCGTTATGGGAGTGGTGGGCCTGCATCGCATATGGGGCAGGCAGCGGCACGGACTGAGGAGTGGATGTGGGGGATGTGGCGGTCGGCGCACGGTCCGGACACGGTGGGCCCGAGGAGCAGCCAGGGCGATCAGACGAGCCGGAGGTCGAGGCCGCAGCGGACGGCGTGAGCCCCGGAAGTGACACCGCGGGCGACGAGCCCGCACCCGCTGAGCCGGACGGGAAGCCGGCCAAGGGCGCGAAGAAGCCCCGCTCCTTCTGGAAGGAGCTGCCGCTCCTCATCGGTATCGCGCTGATCCTGGCGCTGGTGATCAAGACCTTCCTGGTGCAGGCGTTCTCGATTCCGTCGGACTCGATGCAGAACACCCTGCAGCAGGGCGACCGGGTCCTGGTCGACAAGCTGACACCGTGGTTCGGCTCGGAGCCCGAGCGCGGCGAGGTCGTCGTCTTCAGGGACCCCGGTCACTGGCTGGACGGCGAACCGACCCCCGACCCGAACGCGATCCAGCGGGTCCTCGGCTGGGTCGGCCTGATGCCGTCCGCCGACGAGAAGGACCTGATCAAGCGGGTCATCGCGGTCGGCGGCGACACGGTTGAGTGCAAGGGCACGGGACCGGTGAAGGTCAACGGCAAGGCGCTGAACGAGCCGTACGTCTTCGAGGGCAACACCCCGTGCAGCGTCGACGACCAGGGCGGTCAGTTCAAGGTCACCGTGCCCGCGGGCAAGATCTGGGTCATGGGCGACCACCGGCAGAACTCGCTGGACTCCCGCTACCACCAGAACCAGCCGGGCGGCGGCGCCGTCCCCGTGGACAATGTCGTGGGCCGTGCCATCGTGATCGCCTGGCCGCCCACCCGCTGGGCGACGCTGCCCAAGCCGGACACCTTCGACCAGCCGGGCATCAGCGCCGCGCTGAGCGCCGCACCGGGTGCCCTCGGGCTCGCGGGTGCCGTGCCGGTCGTGCTGTGGCGCAGGCGCCGTCTCACGGCGGCCGCGGCCGGGAGCACGAGGGTTTCTGGCGGAGGTACCGCCGGGTAGGGTGCCGTCCCAGATCGCTGATCTTCCGTACCCCTGTTCGTTGGGGCGCGAGGTCGTCTCCGACATGGGGGAGCACTGGGATGAGCAGGACACAACGTACGGACGAGGGCCGCGGGCGGCTCGGCAGCGTGCTGTCGGGACTGGCCGTGGCCCTCGGCTGTGTGCTCTTCCTCGGCGGCTTCGTGTGGGGCGCCGTCGTGTACCAGCCCTACACCGTGCCCACCGGGTCGATGACGCCGACGATCGGCGCGGGGGACCGGGTCCTCGCCCAGCGGATCGACGGGAGCGAGGTGCGCCGCGGTGACGTCGTCGTCTTCCGGCAGGCGAGCTGGGGCGACCTGCCGATGGTCAAGCGCGTGGTCGGCGTCGGCGGCGACCGGATCTCCTGCTGCACGGACGGCAAGCTGGTGGTCAACGGCAAGCAGGTCGCAGAACCGTATCTCCCCGATGGCGCGGGGGTCGCGGCCACCGGGATCCCCGCCACGACCGTGCCCAAGGGCCGGCTCTTCCTGCTCGGCGACGAGCGCAGCGGCTCCCTGGACTCCAGCGTGCACCTGGGCGACGGCGAGCACGGCTCCGTGCCGCGCGGCGCGGTCGAGGGGCGGGTCGACGCGGTTGCCTGGCCGATGGGCAAGTTCGGGATGCTGGAGCGCCCCGACGGCTTCGCGGACATGTCGGGCGGCATCTCCGATCCGGGCCCGCTGCAGCTGATGGTGACCGCCGTGGTGTCCGGAGCGGTCCTCGTCCTGGGCGGTGCCGCCTATGGTCCGGTGGCCAAGCGTCTTGGCCGCGGGCGTGAGCGGGCGCGCAGCCGTGGCCGTTCGGGAGAGGCAGCCCATGTCGGCTGAGCGGACGGCGCGGCCACTGCGCAAGGTCGCCAGGGTCGTTCTCCTCGACCCGCAGGACCGGATCCTGCTGCTGCACGGGTACGAGCCGGGGAATCCGGCGGACGACTGGTGGTTCACGCCCGGCGGCGGTCTGGAGGGCGACGAGACGCATGAACAGGCCGCGCTGCGTGAACTGATGGAAGAGACGGGCATCACCGAGGTCGAGCTCGGCCCCGCCCTGTGGCAGCGGATCTGCTCCTTCCCCTTCGCCGGACGGCGCTGGGACCAGGACGAGCGGTACTTCCTGGCTCGTACGTCACAGACGGCGACCAGGCCCACAGGGTTGACGGAGCTTGAACAGCGGAGTG
Proteins encoded in this region:
- the lepB gene encoding signal peptidase I; the encoded protein is MSRTQRTDEGRGRLGSVLSGLAVALGCVLFLGGFVWGAVVYQPYTVPTGSMTPTIGAGDRVLAQRIDGSEVRRGDVVVFRQASWGDLPMVKRVVGVGGDRISCCTDGKLVVNGKQVAEPYLPDGAGVAATGIPATTVPKGRLFLLGDERSGSLDSSVHLGDGEHGSVPRGAVEGRVDAVAWPMGKFGMLERPDGFADMSGGISDPGPLQLMVTAVVSGAVLVLGGAAYGPVAKRLGRGRERARSRGRSGEAAHVG
- a CDS encoding NUDIX hydrolase, with amino-acid sequence MSAERTARPLRKVARVVLLDPQDRILLLHGYEPGNPADDWWFTPGGGLEGDETHEQAALRELMEETGITEVELGPALWQRICSFPFAGRRWDQDERYFLARTSQTATRPTGLTELEQRSVAGARWWTCQELTEAHETVYPTRLAELLRRLLDEGPPGRPEILDTEIV
- the lepB gene encoding signal peptidase I, which gives rise to MGNRGRTRASHRADTRLPTGSRPTSGPVLPGRAERRKLAKKVKRRRQRSAIKEIPLLIGVALLIALVLKTFLVQAFVIPSGSMEQTIKIGDRVLVDKLTPWFGAKPERGDVVVFEDPGGWLEDEKGKKKDDPVGVKQLKEGLTFIGLLPSDNERDLIKRVVGVGGDTVKCCDKDGKVTVNGVPLTEPYIHPEDKDEPSSFEFKVKVPEGRLFVMGDHRSDSADSRFHRTEKFSGTVSEDSVVGRALVIAWPFDHWRKLEEPDTYASVPDAPAGSDVALGPSHRVAPGHRYGLTGLPTPAELPLVMGVVGLHRIWGRQRHGLRSGCGGCGGRRTVRTRWARGAARAIRRAGGRGRSGRREPRK
- the trmD gene encoding tRNA (guanosine(37)-N1)-methyltransferase TrmD, with product MRLDVVTIFPEYLEPLNVSLVGKARARGQLDVNVHDLREWTYDRHNTVDDTPYGGGPGMVMKTEPWGAALDDALADGYEAGAHGPVLVVPTPSGRPFTQELAVELSERPWLVFTPARYEGIDRRVIDEYATRMPVYEVSIGDYVLAGGEAAVLVVTEAVARLLPGVLGNAESHRDDSFAPGAMANLLEGPVYTKPPEWRGQGIPDVLLSGHHGKIARWRRDEALRRTTRNRPDLIERCDPAVFDKKDREMLSILGWRPGPDGRFGRHPEAVEE
- the lepB gene encoding signal peptidase I — encoded protein: MDTEAQHTERDRSSPPTDSQDAERVGESAGAEDRSRSAFMSFVAWLPGGRATLTLLICTVFLLLVSTFVVQPFQIPSRSMEPAFRVGDRVLVNKLAYRFGSEPQRGDAVVFDGSGYFGDADYIKRVAGVGGDRVVCCDKRGRIKVNGEPVDEPYLYPGDAPSKVPFDVVVPEGSLFLLGDHRSDSRDSRDHLGQPGGGMIPVDSVIGRADWIAWPIGRWTSLERPGGYARVPAPGGAHG
- the rimM gene encoding ribosome maturation factor RimM (Essential for efficient processing of 16S rRNA) is translated as MQLVVARIGRAHGIKGEVTVEVRTDEPELRLGPGAVLATDPASTGPLTIETGRVHSGRLLLRFEGVRDRTGAEALRNTLLIAEVDPEELPEDEDEYYDHQLMDLDIVTKDGLEVGRITEISHLPSQDLFIVERPDGSEVMIPFVEEIVTEIDLEEQRAIIDPPPGLIDDRAEIVSTRDAEAAPEGDA
- a CDS encoding RNA-binding protein, coding for MLEEALEHLVKGIVDNPDDVQVASRNLRRGRVLEVRVHPDDLGKVIGRNGRTARALRTVVGAIGGRGVRVDLVDVDQVH
- the rpsP gene encoding 30S ribosomal protein S16, whose product is MAVKIKLKRLGKIRSPHYRIVVADSRTRRDGRAIEEIGLYHPVQNPSRIEVDSERAQYWLSVGAQPTEPVMAILKLTGDWQKHKGLPAPAPLLVAEPKDKRAAFEAFTKGLEGDDAKGEAITQKAKKADKKADEADKAASTESTEA
- the rplS gene encoding 50S ribosomal protein L19, with protein sequence MANLLDSVDSASLRTDVPAFRPGDTVNVHVRVIEGNRSRVQQFKGVVIRRQGAGVRETFTVRKVSFSVGVERTFPVHTPIVEKIELVTRGDVRRAKLYYLRDLRGKAAKIKEKRDS
- the lepB gene encoding signal peptidase I, with amino-acid sequence MGDVAVGARSGHGGPEEQPGRSDEPEVEAAADGVSPGSDTAGDEPAPAEPDGKPAKGAKKPRSFWKELPLLIGIALILALVIKTFLVQAFSIPSDSMQNTLQQGDRVLVDKLTPWFGSEPERGEVVVFRDPGHWLDGEPTPDPNAIQRVLGWVGLMPSADEKDLIKRVIAVGGDTVECKGTGPVKVNGKALNEPYVFEGNTPCSVDDQGGQFKVTVPAGKIWVMGDHRQNSLDSRYHQNQPGGGAVPVDNVVGRAIVIAWPPTRWATLPKPDTFDQPGISAALSAAPGALGLAGAVPVVLWRRRRLTAAAAGSTRVSGGGTAG